The window GAGCCGATTTACGAGGGCGAGAACATCATCGCGCTCAAGGGCACGGACGGCAATGTCAGCCTGGAGCCGGCGGGCCAGTTCGAGCTTTCGGGCGCGCCGCTCGACAATCTGCACGAAACCTGCGCCGAAACCGCGCGGCACCTCAATCAGGTGAAGGAAGTCGGCGAGAAGCTGGGCATCGGCTTCCTGGGCGTGGGCCTGTGGCCCGACAAGACCCGCGAAGAACTGCCGATCATGCCCAAGGGCCGGTACGACATCATGCTGCGCCACATGCCGCGCGTCGGCACGATGGGCCTCGACATGATGCTGCGCACCTGCACCATCCAGACCAACCTCGATTATGCGAGCGAGGCGGACATGGTGAAGAAGTTCCGCGTCAGCCTGGCGCTTCAGCCGCTCGCGACCGCTCTGTTCGCCAACTCGCCCTTTCTGAAGGGCAAGCCCAACGGCTTCCTGAGCTATCGCAGCCACATCTGGACCGACACCGATCCGCACCGCACCGGCATGCTGCCCTTCGTCTATGAAGACGGCTTCGGATATGAACGTTACGCCGATTACATGCTGGACGTGCCGATGTATTTCGCCTTCCGCGACGGATATATCGACGCGGCGGGGCTGAGCTTCCGCGATTTCCTGAAGGGCGAGCTTTCGGTCCTGCCAGGCGAGAAGCCGACGCTGGCCGACTGGAACGACCATCTGTCGACCGCCTTCCCCGAAGTACGCCTCAAGAGCTTCCTCGAGATGCGCGGCGCCGATGGCGGCCCGCACGACAGGATCTGCGCGCTGCCCGCCTTCTGGGTCGGCCTGCTCTATGACGACGTCGCGCTCGATGCGGCGTGGGACGTGATCAAGCACTGGACGATCGAGGACCATCACCGCATCCGCGCCGAAGTGCCCAAGCTGGGCCTCAAGGCGAAGGGGCCGCGCGGGCGCGATTTCCAGACGCTGGGCAAGGTGATCCTCGACATCGCCGATGCGGGCCTGAAAGCCCGTGCACGCCTGAATGCGGGCGGCGAGGACGAGCGCGTCTTCCTCGATCCGCTGCGCGTGATCCTGGAAAGCGGGAAGACGCCCGCCGAACGGCTGCTCGATCTCTATCACGGCCCGTGGGGCGGCGACATTTCGGGCGTGTATCGCGACGCGCGTTTCTGACGCCAGTTGCCTATTGATTCGATAGGCAAAGAAACTGTCCTGCGGTGTCAGTTGACTGATAGGTTAGACATCAATGTTGATAGTTGCCCGCGACATGCACCGACTTTGGCGGATTTCCGCCATTTGCAAACGGCTGCAAATCTTTAGTAGCGCGGGGCCGTTTTCCCGCTTATCCAGCGCCCCGCTACGTCAGCGAAGAGTCCGATAGGGCCGCGCGGAGGGGGTGCACCGGTGAAAGTCCGGGTAGCGGGGCTCGACGTGGCCGCCGCGGTAAAATCGTCTCCGGCCCTTAGGGTCGTGGCAGACGAGCCGATGTGAGGATCGGCCCGCGGCGCCCCAGCTTTCTTTCTTCAATCCATCGTCGATCGCGTAAACTTTTGTCACGTCAAACTGACGATTCGGCCGCCCGACCTCTCTTTTGAATGGTAAAATCAGCGGCAACATTTGGCGTGCCGCCAAATATCCCCAACGCGCGGTTAACCCGACAAGCCCCCGTCCTGCCACGGAAATCCACGCCGCCGCATGGCCCGCAATCGTCAGCAAAAATCCATAGCTAAGAAGGATTTAGTGCTGAACATTCGGGTCACTAATCTCGCCAACCACGCCGCAAGGCCCCGTCCGCATACTGAGCCCCGTCACGCAGTTGGAGTGATGGGTAATGCGTTTTTCGACGACCACGGGACGGATGGCGAAGCTGGCGATGGCCGGCGCGATCGCGTTGGTGGCGCCGCTCATGCAGGGTGCGACCGACCTGAGCACGAACTTCAATGACCGCGTTCTCGCGGGTCATAATCGCGAACGGGAGGCGCTGGGCATCCCTGCGCTGCGCTGGGACAACAATCTAGCGCGCGACGCCGCGATCTGGGCGCAGCACCTGACCGAA is drawn from Sphingomonas crocodyli and contains these coding sequences:
- a CDS encoding glutamate--cysteine ligase, whose translation is MSTREAGTGTDPVIESRADLISVFAKGEKPKARWRIGTEHEKFVFFEDDHRAPSYEERGGIHALLIALTKFGWEPIYEGENIIALKGTDGNVSLEPAGQFELSGAPLDNLHETCAETARHLNQVKEVGEKLGIGFLGVGLWPDKTREELPIMPKGRYDIMLRHMPRVGTMGLDMMLRTCTIQTNLDYASEADMVKKFRVSLALQPLATALFANSPFLKGKPNGFLSYRSHIWTDTDPHRTGMLPFVYEDGFGYERYADYMLDVPMYFAFRDGYIDAAGLSFRDFLKGELSVLPGEKPTLADWNDHLSTAFPEVRLKSFLEMRGADGGPHDRICALPAFWVGLLYDDVALDAAWDVIKHWTIEDHHRIRAEVPKLGLKAKGPRGRDFQTLGKVILDIADAGLKARARLNAGGEDERVFLDPLRVILESGKTPAERLLDLYHGPWGGDISGVYRDARF